The genomic region TTTATTTTATTTTCCTCAGGTCTCGTTCCCATAGGAGCTCCCGCAGGCATTATTCCCGCTCTCGCTCCCGTTCCCACCGCCGCCGTTCCCGTAGCCGTTCCCGAAGCGGGGAATACCGCCGTCGTCGGAGCCACAGCCACTCCCCCATGTCCAACCGCCGCAGGCACATTGGCAACCGGGtacgtatatacacacacacacctcgagaCGAGACTCTCTTCGGCAAACCCCACACACAATCTCTATCCTTGTCACAATCCTCCTCTATAGGCCAACCCGGACCCGAACTGCTGCCTGGGTGTGTTTGGTCTGAGCCtgtacaccacagagagagacctgAGAGATGTGTTCTCCAAGTACGGCCCCCTGGCTGACGTCAGCATCGTCTACGACCAGCAGTCACGACGCTCCCGCGGCTTCGCCTTCGTCTACTTCGAAGTCCGAGAGGACGCCAATGAGGTAGGAatacagggagggaggaaggggatatTGCAAAGGAAGAACAGAGAAGAATCAGAACTTTTGAGTGAGCATGGTGTTGAAGGGGAATACTCTTCTCTAAACATCTGTGTcccactcctccacccccccctctctgtttcaGGCTAAGGAGAGAGCTAACGGAATGGAGTTGGATGGACGGAGGATCAGGGTCGATTTCTCCATCACTAAACGACCACACACTCCCACTCCTGGGATATACATGGGACGGCCCACATAGTGAGTGACCGGTTCTCTTAGACTCACGCATCTGGGATGGCCCACGTGATGCACACATGTTCTACATTCAGTGAATCCTCTAACTGTGTTTGTTTTCCAGTGGTGGCGGCggcggcagcagcagcagcggagGCGGTGGAGGAggcggtggaggaggaggaagtggcgGCCCCAGCTCAAGCTCATCTCGCCGTAGCTCGAAGGATTACGATCGCGGCGGTGACCGTGGTTACGACAGAGGCTACGACCGTGGCTACGATCGCTATGACGACCGAGAGTGCTACAGGTCCTACAGGTGAGACACCTGGCCTGGATCTTATAGTTAGTGGTTGCTAAGCAGGACTGGGGCAGTTGGTTGGTGGATGCttattgtgtgttgtctctccagaCGCAGGTCTCCGTCCCCGTACTACAGCCGAGGGGCCTACCGGTCTCGCTCCCGCTCGCGGTCTTACTCCCCACGTAAGTCAACCAGACTTAGCCCCGCTTAACATGGTTCACTTGACGGCTAATATACTAGTGACTCAGTGGTTGGGCCTTAATGTCTAaatgtctccctcctgtctccacagGCCACTACTgagcagagggagaagaggagcaaGATTATACTTTTTGTGGGGTTAGGTCCAGGGGGGGTGGATGTGGAGTTAGGGCCAGGGGGGGGTGGATGTGGGGTTTAGGGCCAGGGGGGGTGGATGTGGGGTTTAGGGCCAGGGGGGGGTGGATGTGGGGTTTAGGGCCAGGGGGGGTGGATGTGGGGTTTAGGGCCAGGGGGGGTGGATGTGGGGTTTAGGGCCAGGGGGGTGGATGTGGGGTTTAGGGCCAGGGGGGGTGGATGTGGGTTTAGGGCCAGGGGGGGTGGATGTGGGGTGCATATTTGGGGAGTTTAGGGAAATGGTAAAGGATGTAATTGTGAACTTGATAAACAgtcatttttttgtttattttagttAAATATGTTCAGTTGGTGGATTTCTGTTCTTTCAGTCAATCTTGCAGTTGTGTTGAGAGAAGCTGTCGATTCGTTAATCCAGGGTTCTCCCCAGGATTTTTAAAGACGGTGGTGCTGCTGAGTACAGCGAACACCTGTAATTCCCATTTCCTGCCATCTTTAGCAAATGTTGGTGGGgttgttttttttatatagtGGCGCTGCCAGACCACAAGGTGGCGCAGCGCCCCCTCTTACATTCTTTAGGGAGAACCCTGTTTAATCCATCTGATCTGTATTTTGTATCACCAGGCTCCTTTTTACTGGGTAGATGTGTTGAAGTACAGTGATATTTAGTGCACGATAGGCTCTAGGGGAGAGGGCCCAAGGTAAATGCAGCTCTAGGATCGGATTACCTTAACcccaattctaaccttaacctttaggTTGATAAAAAAATATCTCACCCTTTATCAGTGGTTAGGGGGTAACTTCTTCCTGCTGTATGTTCGGGAGAAGAGCCAAGAGCGAGAAGCTCTACCCTAGTTCAGTGCTGTGTGTATGGGTGTACCATGATTTTAAGTCTGCAGTATTCCAAGCAATAAAACTGCATCTTTTCAATTTTTTTGTCCGTCAATACTTTCTTAATGTCTCCTGTACTTAGTGTGTTGCAAACTGGTGAAGAATGTGTAAGGCTATAGGAATTGGTAAACCTTACTGCTTTTCTGTGTGACGCCTTGAATACCGGCCTATCTGTTTTCTAGCACAATTATCAGTGGGGTGGAGCTTATGCCTCGATCATACCGACAGATCACacactcaatcgctggttgaaaactgttttctgcccctcccaaaatataaTTTGTATAAATTAATTGGtataatttgtagataattggcccaaGCCAGGatcaagcctggcctgttgaggagtgacaaACTCCATCCTacctggaggggtgctctcattttATCTATGAACATGGagagggctctaactcctcttgctccacaatgagatagagtgcaggccaggcagcaggctgttagccagcttAGTTCAGCTATCCCTATTGAGactgtctgtgcctcgatctaggttgggcaaaactaaacatagagtgttcgctttagcaatctcactggaataaagacctccattcctgtcattatagAAAAAGATTGTGAtatcacatctcaaaatagggctacttaatgttagatccctcacttccaaggcagttatagttaATGAACtaatcataatcttgatgtgattggcctgactgaaacatgatTTAAGCCTGATtcatttactgtgttaaatgaggcctctcctggttacactagtgaccatttCCCCtatgcatcccgcaaaggtggagaTGTTGCtgacatttacaatagcaaaaaaaaaaaaaaaaaaacactgcattttcatcttttgagcttctagtcatgaaatctatgcagacTACTCGATCACTtcttatagctactgtttacaggcgtCCTGGGCCGTATGctgcgttcctcactgagttccctgaattcctatcggaccttgtagtcatggcagataatattataatttttggtgactttaatattcacatggaaaagtccacagacccactccaaagggctttcagagccatcatcaactcagtgggttttgtccaacatgtctccggacctactcactgccacaatCATACTCTGGAcatagttttgtcccgtggaataaatattgtggatcttaatgtttttcctcataatcctggactatcggaccaccattttattacgtttgcaatcgcaaccaataatctgctcagactccaaccaaggatcatcaaagcCGTGCTagaaattctcagacaacccaaagattcctagatgcccttccagactccctccacctaacCACCTagctgaggaactcaatttaacctagATGAGGTATTCCCAACTGGGGTACGCGTACCCCCAATGCTGTCGAGGGTACGCCAAATAAatatgtgattcacattttcaaacagtccatttaatATTTTctaacggggctatacatttgggtgagtttttttctcccgcctgagtagccttgtttcactgccaaaaataaaattaaaccatctagtctTCAGCGAAATAAcataatgtcaaatacaggtagcctagtcaaataattaacatccaatcacattaaccgttactctcaccggaaacgtagctgctgctcatgttggtatctgtactgatggcgcaaaagccacgacagggagacatagtggagtggtagcgcacgtgcaagcagttgctcccgacgccactttgggcacactgcagcatccacggagaggctcttgctgcctgacagcttgaaagacgttttggacactatagtataaatggttaactttgttaaagcatggcccctgaactcttgtgtattttctgcactatgcaatgatatgtgcAGCAACCATGTAACGCGTTTACATcttacagaagtgcgctggttatcaaggggagaAGTATtgacagtttttatttttttattgagagACTAGTTTAAAGTTTTCACTTGTCTGGCCGCTTGcgtgatgacgagtttctcacacgactctcctatctgggtgatgtttttcctCCCTTGAATGATCCGAATTACAGCGACTTttcgcaactatattcaatgtgcgggacaaaattcaggctttgattaagaagttggagctcttctttgtctgcattaacaaggacaacacacaggtctttccatcattgtatgactttttttgtgtgtaaattaACTCAagtttacggacaatgtcaaatgtcatATAGTGTAGCACATGAGTGAGTTGGGTGAGCAATTACGCAGgaactttcccgaaacggatgacacaaacaactggattcgttatccctttcatgcactaactccagtccacttaccgatatctgaacaagagattTTAAGGTTTTActactaacctacaaagcattacgtGGGCTTGCTCCTTGACCTATCTTtcagatttggtcctgccgtacatacctacacgtacgctacggtcacaagacgcaggccacCTTAATGTCCCTAGAATGTCTAAAccaacagctggaggcagggctttctcctatagagctcaatt from Oncorhynchus kisutch isolate 150728-3 linkage group LG5, Okis_V2, whole genome shotgun sequence harbors:
- the LOC109890393 gene encoding transformer-2 protein homolog alpha-like isoform X1 — encoded protein: MSDNEKDFGERDSRSASRSVSPRGSGKSASRSPAHSPARSKDGSRHSRSKSHSRSRSKSRSRSHRSSRRHYSRSRSRSHRRRSRSRSRSGEYRRRRSHSHSPMSNRRRHIGNRANPDPNCCLGVFGLSLYTTERDLRDVFSKYGPLADVSIVYDQQSRRSRGFAFVYFEVREDANEAKERANGMELDGRRIRVDFSITKRPHTPTPGIYMGRPTYGGGGGSSSSGGGGGGGGGGGSGGPSSSSSRRSSKDYDRGGDRGYDRGYDRGYDRYDDRECYRSYRRRSPSPYYSRGAYRSRSRSRSYSPRHY
- the LOC109890393 gene encoding transformer-2 protein homolog alpha-like isoform X2 — protein: MCIWPDQDSRSASRSVSPRGSGKSASRSPAHSPARSKDGSRHSRSKSHSRSRSKSRSRSHRSSRRHYSRSRSRSHRRRSRSRSRSGEYRRRRSHSHSPMSNRRRHIGNRANPDPNCCLGVFGLSLYTTERDLRDVFSKYGPLADVSIVYDQQSRRSRGFAFVYFEVREDANEAKERANGMELDGRRIRVDFSITKRPHTPTPGIYMGRPTYGGGGGSSSSGGGGGGGGGGGSGGPSSSSSRRSSKDYDRGGDRGYDRGYDRGYDRYDDRECYRSYRRRSPSPYYSRGAYRSRSRSRSYSPRHY
- the LOC109890393 gene encoding transformer-2 protein homolog alpha-like isoform X3 — encoded protein: MSNRRRHIGNRANPDPNCCLGVFGLSLYTTERDLRDVFSKYGPLADVSIVYDQQSRRSRGFAFVYFEVREDANEAKERANGMELDGRRIRVDFSITKRPHTPTPGIYMGRPTYGGGGGSSSSGGGGGGGGGGGSGGPSSSSSRRSSKDYDRGGDRGYDRGYDRGYDRYDDRECYRSYRRRSPSPYYSRGAYRSRSRSRSYSPRHY